Proteins from one Salvelinus sp. IW2-2015 linkage group LG9, ASM291031v2, whole genome shotgun sequence genomic window:
- the LOC111968348 gene encoding transmembrane protein 50A, with protein sequence MSGFLDSIQCGECECNVDWGERRNTMASIAAGVLFFTGWWIIIDAAVNYPDEVTFHHAYHACGVIATVAFLMINAVSNGQVRGDSYSEGCIGQTGMCMTGLFHSNSIPFPNCIPFLEFKIQS encoded by the exons ATGTCAGGGTTTTTGGACAGCATCCAGTGCGGAGAATGCGAGTGCAATGTGGACTGGGGAGAGAGGCGAAACACCATGGCATCTATAGCTGCTGGAGTCCTG TTTTTCACTGGTTGGTGGATAATCATTGATGCAGCTGTGAACTATCCAGATGAGGTGACTTTCCATCACGCCTATCACGCCTGTGGTGTCATCGCTACTGTGGCCTTTCTCAT GATCAATGCTGTCTCGAATGGCCAAGTGAGAGGGGACAGCTACAGTGAAGGTTGCATTGGACAGACAGGTATGTGTATGACAGGATTATTCCATTCTAACTCCATTCCTTTTCCTAACTGCATTCCATTCCTTGAATTT
- the mgst3b gene encoding glutathione S-transferase 3, mitochondrial, whose protein sequence is MEILELLPSSFGYVIFTYFYSWIMLSYLGIKVGAARKKYDVKYPTMYSDKEQVFNCIQRAHQNTLEVFPQWLVFQTIAALVYPTSAAVLGAIWVTSRFSYAWGYYTGDPAKRMKGAYGYIGYFGVIILSIAVALQLLGVL, encoded by the exons ATGGAAATTCTAGAGCTCTTGCCATCAAGCTTCGGATATGTCATATTTACATACTTTTATAGCTGGATCATGTTGAGTTATCTTGGTATTAAGGTTGGAGCTGCCAGAAAGAAATACGATGTGAAG TACCCTACCATGTACAGTGACAAGGAGCAGGTGTTCAACTGCATCCAGAGGGCCCACCAGAACACACTAGAGGTCTTCCCACAGTGGCTTGTGTTCCAAACCATTGCAGCTCTTGTCTATCCA ACTTCTGCAGCTGTGCTGGGAGCCATCTGGGTCACCAGCAGGTTCTCCTATGCCTGGGGTTACTACACCGGAG ATCCAGCCAAGAGGATGAAGGGTGCCTATGGGTACATTGGTTATTTTGGAGTCATCATTCTTTCCATCGCAGTGGCTTTGCAGTTGCTTGGAGTCTTGTGA